One stretch of Punica granatum isolate Tunisia-2019 chromosome 5, ASM765513v2, whole genome shotgun sequence DNA includes these proteins:
- the LOC116206756 gene encoding LOW QUALITY PROTEIN: glutathione gamma-glutamylcysteinyltransferase 1-like (The sequence of the model RefSeq protein was modified relative to this genomic sequence to represent the inferred CDS: substituted 1 base at 1 genomic stop codon) produces MAMAGLYRRVLPSPPAVDFSSDEGKKLFIEAIQAGTMEGFYKLISNFQTQLEPAYCGLATLSMVLNALSIDPKIRWRGPWRWFDESMLDCCEPLEKVKAEGISLGKVACLAQCAGAEVQAFRTSETTLDRFRQHVQSCSVSDGCHLVSSYHRGTLKQTGTGHFSPIGGYHAGRDMVLILDVAXFKYPPHWVPLTILWEAMDTTDKQTGQKRGFMMILRPRRERGLLYNLSCKNESWIGIAKYLMDDIPRLLKSEHVKDIRRLIGVICESLPPDFEKYIHWIVEVRRAEDAGTNKCREEKGRLDVMDEVLKQVQETDLHQDVLEFLLSSSCCTRLPSSFNEEENLQKFVSSIRCKCAEILAGNIGCSGCSHCGETENCTKCISADDNNNNATTVLRETVAYGQNEEKVEMLIPFSQVKVEHRDSNDLGGNACIKLQPAGSNILTVLLLALPPETWSRVKNPELQQEMYGIFSTENLPPLLQEEVLHLRRQLYLLKKCQENNVVEDLSSPSV; encoded by the exons ATGGCGATGGCAGGTTTGTATAGACGAGTCCTCCCTTCTCCTCCCGCCGTCGACTTCTCCTCAGATGAAGGAAAG AAGCTGTTCATTGAGGCCATTCAGGCCGGCACCATGGAAGGGTTCTACAAGTTAATCTCTAACTTCCAGACGCAGTTGGAGCCAGCATATTGTGGCTTAGCCACTCTCTCCATGGTCTTAAATGCCCTTTCCATTGACCCCAAAATAAGATGGAGAG gTCCATGGAGATGGTTCGATGAATCTATGCTAGACTGTTGTGAGCCtttagaaaaagtaaaagCCGAAGGCATCTCGCTCGGGAAGGTTGCATGTCTTGCGCAATGTGCTGGAGCCGAAGTCCAAGCTTTTCGCACCAGCGAAACAACTCTGGATCGGTTTCGTCAGCATGTTCAAAGTTGTTCTGTTTCTGATGGTTGTCATCTCGTTTCCTCGTATCACAGAGGCACTCTCAAACAG ACCGGAACTGGTCATTTTTCACCCATCGGTGGATATCATGCAGGACGTGACATGGTACTGATATTGGACGTTGCATGATTCAAGTATCCCCCTCACTGGGTTCCCCTTACAATTCTTTGGGAAGCCATGGATACCACCGATAAGCAAacagggcaaaagagagg GTTCATGATGATATTGAGGCCTCGGAGGGAGCGGGGATTGCTTTATAACCTG AGCTGCAAGAACGAGAGTTGGATTGGTATTGCAAAGTACTTAATGGATGATATCCCCCGTCTCTTGAAGTCTGAACACGTTAAGGACATCAGAAGACTTATCGGTGTCATATGCGAATCTCTTCCAcctgattttgaaaaatatatacactGGATTGTCGAAGTTCGGAGAGCAGAGGATGCTGGGACCAATAAATGCAGGGAGGAAAAAGGAAGGCTCGATGTTATG GATGAGGTGCTGAAGCAAGTTCAGGAGACCGATCTCCACCAAGACGTGCTCGAGTTTTTATTATCATCAAGTTGTTGCACTAGACTGCCTTCATCTTTCAACGAAGAAGAAAACCTGCAGAAATTTGTGTCCAGCATCCGATGCAAATGTGCAGAGATTCTGGCTGGGAACATCGGTTGCTCAGGCTGCTCACATTGTGGGGAGACAGAAAATTGCACGAAGTGCATAAGCGCTGATGATAACAATAACAATGCCACAACAGTTTTACGTGAAACAGTAGCGTATGGCCAAAACGAGGAGAAGGTTGAAATGCTCATTCCTTTTTCTCAAGTGAAAGTGGAGCATCGTGATTCGAACGACTTGGGTGGCAACGCATGCATTAAGTTGCAGCCTGCAGGGAGCAATATTTTGACTGTGCTATTGCTAGCGTTGCCTCCTGAGACGTGGTCTCGGGTTAAAAATCCAGAGTTGCAGCAGGAGATGTACGGGATTTTTTCGACAGAGAATCTTCCACCTCTGCttcaagaagag GTTTTGCATTTACGCCGCCAGCTTTATCTTCTGAAGAAGTGCCAGGAGAACAATGTGGTTGAGGATCTCTCCTCCCCGAGCGTGTAA
- the LOC116207411 gene encoding F-box/kelch-repeat protein At3g06240-like, translating to MAKLSKDIFPEILMRLPIKPLVQFKCVSKQWHSLILNPPFIRSQLQCALSRKPHLSTRVLLANCPLKSISIESLSDPNVEAPPTTVLKLPVKIPRECVIDVVGSCNGLVCLHVSGKGLIVLNPTTGDCRELPNSKVAPWNNKLFYGFGYDTHTDDYKVVWGCPADLGGGANSNQTSIVIFSLRTNSCRCLLEGTELRNYNRGVYASGCLHWLMSGSASEPVSRIISFDLSAEKFHEIVTVPMTATDDLESVLLEGLVVTGECLFVYRRLTTHFEAWVMKLEGKETSWTKWCSFPMDVMPVNRYCWFHPIAFTQDGNIISAELVLYLYNFKENAIRRFDFDEDEEESYFGSATYIESLVSPYSDTQSVEDEEV from the coding sequence ATGGCAAAATTATCCAAAGATATCTTCCCCGAGATCCTTATGAGACTGCCCATTAAACCGCTGGTCCAATTCAAGTGCGTCAGCAAGCAATGGCATTCGCTGATCTTGAACCCCCCATTCATCCGATCCCAGCTCCAGTGTGCGTTGTCGCGAAAACCACACTTGAGCACGAGAGTCCTCCTCGCTAACTGTCCACTTAAGTCTATAAGCATTGAATCGCTGAGTGATCCCAATGTCGAAGCTCCTCCTACAACAGTGCTAAAGCTTCCTGTCAAGATACCCCGGGAATGTGTGATTGATGTTGTCGGCTCTTGCAATGGTCTGGTTTGCTTGCATGTAAGTGGCAAGGGTTTGATCGTATTGAACCCAACCACAGGGGATTGCAGGGAGCTGCCTAACTCTAAGGTTGCTCCTTGGAATAATAAACTCTTTTATGGATTCGGTTACGATACTCATACTGACGACTACAAAGTAGTTTGGGGTTGTCCTGCGGATCTTGGAGGTGGAGCTAATTCTAATCAAACTAGTATCGTGATCTTTTCCCTGAGAACAAATTCCTGCAGGTGTCTATTAGAGGGCACTGAGCTTAGAAATTATAACAGAGGAGTTTATGCCAGTGGATGCCTGCACTGGCTAATGAGCGGTAGTGCATCAGAGCCGGTTAGCAGAATAATCTCATTCGACTTGTCAGCGGAGAAATTCCACGAGATTGTAACTGTACCCATGACTGCTACAGATGACCTTGAGAGTGTGCTTTTGGAAGGCTTAGTTGTTACCGGAGAGTGTCTCTTTGTATATAGACGCTTAACGACCCATTTCGAGGCATGGGTGATGAAGCTGGAAGGGAAAGAGACTTCTTGGACCAAGTGGTGTAGTTTTCCGATGGATGTGATGCCTGTGAATCGTTACTGTTGGTTCCATCCTATCGCCTTCACACAAGATGGAAATATCATCTCAGCTGAATTGGTACTGTACCTATACAATTTCAAGGAAAATGCAATAAGGAGGTTCGACTTTGATGAGGACGAGGAGGAGTCATATTTCGGATCTGCTACTTATATTGAGAGCCTCGTCTCACCCTACAGCGATACTCAAAGTGTCGAGGATGAAGAGGTTTAG